TAAGTATCGCGATGTTATAGAATTAATTCACGGTAATGCAATGGAAATCCCATTTGATGATAATTCTTTTGATTTCGCAACTATAGGCTTTGCATTACGGAACGTTCCTGATATTAAACAAGTTTTATCAGAGATGCAAAGAGTTGTAAAACCAGGTGGAAAAGTTGTATCTCTAGAGTTATCAAAACCAACTTGGCCACCTTTTCGATCCCTATATTACTTGTACTTTAATCATTTATTACCAATTATGGGCAAGTTAGCTGTGGGGAAAGCAGAACCTTATCAATGGTTACCAGAATCTCTGAAAAACTTTCCTGATCATATACAGCTTAAAAATATATTTGAAGAATTAAATATGGATACGGAAGTATATCAACTGACTGGTGGAATTGTAGCACTACACATTGGAACTAAGCGTAATAATATCATTGAAGAGAAAGAGGATTTCAATGTATAAAAAAGTTAAAGATATTTTAAATATGATTAAGTTTGAACATACAATTTTTGCTCTACCATTTGCTTTTATCGGTGCTTTTATTGGTAGTATTATTACATATGGAGAAATCCCTTCTATCTATACGATTTTTTGGATTACAGTTGCTATGGTGGGTGCTAGAAGTGCTGCGATGGCACTAAACCGTCTCATTGATCGGTCGATTGATGCGGTGAATCCTAGAACAGCGAACAGAGAAATTCCAGCAGGTAAAATATCTGTTCGTGATGTGTTAATATTTACAGTGATTTCTTTTGCTATTTTGTTTTTTGCGGCGTATCAGTTAAATTCATTAGCGATAAAACTTTTACCTATTGCTGTTTTTGTATTAGTATTATATTCGTATACTAAGCGATTCACATGGCTTTGCCATGTAGTGTTAGGCGCTGCTATTGGACTAGCCCCGCTAGGTGGTTGGGTAGGAGCTACCGGAACATTACCAGCGGAGGCATGGATTATTTTTGTAACTGTAACCCTTTGGACAGCAGGGTTTGATATTATTTATGCTTGCCAAGACTTCGAGTTTGATAAAATGAGAAAACTACATAGTATACCCGTAAGATTTGGTATTAAAAAGGCACTATTATCTGCACGAATTATGCATGGAATAACAGCAATATTATTATTTAGCTGGCTTCTTGTGTACCCGCTAAGTTGGTGGTACGCAATTGGAGCTTTTATTGCGAATTTAATTCTTCATTATGAGCATACTTTAGTGAAACATGATGATTTATCGAAATTAAATACAGCTTTCTTCACTATGAATGGAATCTTAAGTGTTGTAGTCTTTACTTTTACACTGCTTGATATCTTACTATAGAAAATTGGTGGTAGATTTGAAACAACGGAAAATAGTAGTTGGGATTACTGGTGCTAGTGGAAGTATCTATGCTATTGAGTTAATCAAATTTTTACTTCAAAATAATATTGAAATTCATCTCCTCGTTACAGACGCTGGACGTTTGGTAATTGGGCATGAACTCTTACACTTTAATTCGAAAGAGCTAATGGGTAAGAATATAACAGATTTGCTCACACAGCTAAAGATTGATACAGAAGATCATAATTTGAATATTCATGAGATGAATGATTTTGCCGCTTGTATTGCGAGTGGCTCTTATTTCATAGATGGTATGGTAATTTTACCGTGTACGATGGGGACATTATCAGCTATTGCTAATGGTGCATCAAAAAACTTATTAGAAAGAGTAGCGGATACAGCTTTGAAAGAGGGCAGAAAACTTATCATAGTTCCACGAGAGACTCCTCTGAATCGCATCCACTTGAAAAATATGCTATCGGTTGTTGACGCAGGGGCAACTATTTTACCAGCTATGCCAGCCTTTTATCATCAGCCACAGTCAATAAAAGATATTGTCTTGTTTTTGGTAGGAAAAATACTGGACCAACTAATGATTGAACATCAGCTATTTAAACGCTGGGGAGAATAATTCAGGAGGTACAAATAATGGAAATCATAACTGAGCAAAACAACTTATATGATATATGGCAAAAGGTGAAGAACGGAATTCGTCTTACGAAAGAAGATGGACTTCGTTTATTTGCATCTAAAGATTTATTAGAAATTGGATATATGGCAAATTTCGTTCGTGAGAAAAAACATAAAGATAATGCATTTTTTATAGTCAATCGTCATATTAACCACACGAACATATGCGTTACACGTTGCAAACTATGTGCATTTGGTGTAGATAAAGAAGATATTACTTCTTATACGATGACTCTTGAAGAAATAGAAAAGAGAGCCAAAGAGTCAATGAAAGCAAACATTACAGAATTACATATCGTAGGCGGTCTAAACCCTGAGCTTTCATTAGAATTTTATGAAGAAATGCTACAAAGATTGTCAAAAATTATGCCAACCGTCCACCTACAAGCATTTACAGCCGTAGAAATACACTATTATGCTCAGGAAAATCAATTAACAATCGCAGAAGTATTAAGTCGCTTGAAAAATGCTGGTTTAGGGTCTTTGCCTGGTGGAGGTGCGGAGGTATTCGCGAAACGAGTTAGGGATAAGATTTGTCCAGAAAAAATAAGTGGTGAACAATGGCTAGAGGTACATAGAACCGCTCATCAACTTGGTATGCGTAGTAATGCTACGTTATTGTATGGGCATGTCGAGACCTACGAAGAGAGGGTTGACCATTTCATAAAGCTTAGAGAACTACAAGATGAAACAGGTGGATTCCTTACATTTATCCCATTAGCTTTCCATCCTAAAAATACGGAACTTTCCGGAGAGTTAGTAGGCTTAAGTCGCACGACTGGAATCGAAGACTTAAAGATGCTAGCGATTTCGAGATTGATGTTAGATAACTTTGACCATATTAAAGCGTTTTGGATTATGGTTGGACCCAAAATTGCACAAATCTCTTTGCGTTTTGGTGTAGACGATATTGATGGTACGATTATCGAAGAGCGTATTACTCATGCTGCAGGAGGGGAAACTGAACAGGGTTTATCAAAAGCAGACATTGTAAAGATGATTAAAGACGCTGGTAGAAAACCGATTGAAAGAGATACTTTATATAACATTGTCAATCAGGAGTTTTAATATGACAAAGATTAAAGTGGGCCGTATAGATTTTCTGAATATTTTACCGATTTATCATTATTTCGATCAGATGAAACCAGAGAATGTAGAAGTAGTGAATAAAGTTCCGGCTGTATTAAATGAATTATTAGCAAAAGGAGAAATTGATGTTGGGCCAATTTCATCTTTTGCATATGCTCAAAATGCAAGCGAATATTTATTATTACCTAATTTATCTGTTTCTTCCTATGGGAAAGTTCGTTCTATTTTTCTCATTTCAAAGAAGCCTATAGATCTATTACAGGATTCAAATATAGCTTTAACTAACACATCAGCTACATCCATTCATCTCTTGAAAATAATTCTAGAAAAGTATTATCATATCGATGCGAACTATGACGTAATGTTACCAAACTTAACTAACATGCTAGAATATCATGATGCTTCTCTTTTAATCGGGGACGATGCGTTTGTTGACGAACAAGTAATATTAGACAATAATCTGTTCATATACGACCTTGGTGAGTTATGGAGACAATTAACAGGGTTAAGTATGACTTTTGCTGTATGGGCAGTTCGAAAAAGTTCTATAGAAAAGTTTAGGGAGTCACTTTTAGATGTTTATCACGCATTCATTGATTGTAAGCAATTAGGAAAAGAAGACTTAAATACAATTATAGATATTGCAAATAAGAAATTCGAACGTGGACACCAATTCTGGAAAAACTATTATGAAGGCTTAATTTATGATTTTGACCAACCTATGATCGATAGCCTGAATAAATTTTTCTATGATGCATTTGAGTGCGGTTATCTACCAGAACCAGTGGAAGTAGAAGTCTGGAGGGAAGCAAATGAATCCAATCGATGAAATTTTACATAAAGCACTACAGATGCAGCGAGTTACGAATCTCGAGGCAGAACAATTATTTGATTCTGGTGACTTACTAGATTTAGGATTTGTAGCAAGAAAGAATATGCAACATAGAAATAAGGACGGTATTATAACCTTTGTCATTGATAGGAACATAAATTATACTAACATATGTGATACGAAGTGTAAGTTTTGTGCTTTTTATAAAACAGAGCAAGATACTGAAGGGTACGTACTTTCTTATGAACAAATTTATGAGAAAATTGAGGAAACAATCGCCCATGGTGGCACACAGATTTTGATGCAAGGTGGCACTCATCCCACCTTACCCTTTGAATACTATTTAGAATTAATCAGAAACATTAAAGAAAAATACCCAGTCATTCATATTCATTCTTTTTCACCGCCAGAAATTTGGCACTTCTCTAAGATTTCTGGTTTGACATTGGAGAAAGTAATAAGTGAGTTAAAAGCTTATGGTCTAGATTCGATTCCTGGTGGCGGTGCAGAGATACTTGTAGATCGTGTAAGAAAAAGAGTCAGTCCCAATAAAATTAGTGCGGATCAATGGATTGAAGTGATGCGTGTTGCTCACCATCTTGGAATGAAATCTACAGCAACGATGGTGTTTGGTCTAGGTGAGACTTACCAAGAGAGGATAGAACATTTTCAAAGGATACGTGACTTACAGGATGAAACGGGAGGATTCACAGCATTTATTCCTTGGAGTTTTCAGCCGAATTTTACGGAGTTAGGTGGTAAAGCATCCACTTCGTATGATTACTTAAGGACGCTGGCTATTTCAAGAATTTATCTCGATAATGTGCCGAACATACAAGCTTCTTGGGTAACCCAAGGTGGTAAAATGGCACAAATTGCATTATACTTTGGTGGTAATGATTTTGGAGGTACAATGTTAGAGGAAAATGTAGTACGGGCAGCTGGCACACAAAATAAAGTTCCTTTACAGGAAATCTTAACGCTTATTAAAGATACAGGATATACTCCAGCAAAACGTAACACAAAATACGAAATCATTGAGACCTACTAAGGTGGAAAAATATGAAACTAGTGAACTTATACAATAAGCTAAGACCAGAATTAATAAAAATCGAGAATCAACTCCAAAAGGAAGTCGATTCTGATCATTTGTTGCTAAAACAAACAGCGCAGCATTTATTAGAAGCTGGCGGTAAAAGGATCCGCCCTATTTTTGTGCTGCTAGCAGGAAAATTCGGGAACTATGATTTTGATAAGCTTAGCAAGGTAGCTATCACTTTAGAACTGATTCATATGGCTTCTTTAGTACATGATGATGTGATAGATAATGCAGATACAAGAAGAGGATACCCTACAGTGAAAGCGCAATGGGATAATCTTACGGCCATGTACACAGGCGATTATATCCTAGCGCGGTCACTAATCTTGATTTCTCAATTTGACAATCAAGAAATACACAAGATTTTGTCAAAAGCAATTGTACAGATGGTAGAGGGTGAAATTGAGCAAATTAGAGATTTTTATAACGTTGATCAAGATTTACCTAACTATCTAAAAAGAATTAAGCGGAAAACTGCCCTACTAATTTCAGTGAGCTGTCAGCTTGGGGCTTTGGCAGTGGATACGCCAAGACAACATATCATTAATATTAAAAGGTTCGGTTATAATGTAGGTATGGCATTTCAAATTACTGATGATATTTTAGATTTTACGGCAACGAGTGAACAGTTAGGAAAACCAGCAGGTAGCGACTTAAAGCAAGGAAATATTACTTTGCCTGTAATCTATGCTTTACAACAGAAAGAAAATCCTATGCTAGCTAAAGAGTTAAGGAATCTAATTGCTTCACCTAAGTTAGCAAACAATATAGAACATGCGATACAACTTGTAAAACAAAGTGGAGGATTAGAATTCTCTACGAAATTAAGCGATCAATACTTAGCAAAAGCTTTTGATGTACTACAAGAACTTCCAGATATACCTGCAAGAAAACACATGTATGACATAGCTGCTTTTATAGGCAAGAGAGATTATTAGAATTGTAAGTTGCATAAACTCTGGGTTTTTGGTAGGATGTTTTTTGTTGAGTCAATTATTAATTAGAGATAATGGAGGATTTAAAAGATGGAAAGAACTTTTGTAATGGTAAAACCAGATGGCGTTCAAAGATGCATTGTTGGTGAGGTTGTAAGTAGATTTGAGAAAAAAGGTTTTAAAATTGTAGGTGCTAAATTATTACAAGTATCGAAGGAACTAGCTGAAGAGCATTACGAGCAACATAAAGAGCGTCCTTTCTTTGGCGAATTAGTTGACTTTATTACTTCAAGCCCAGTTTTTGCAATGGTATTAGAAGGGAATAATGTTGTTACATCTGCTAGAACAATGATGGGTGCAACGAATCCTAAGGACTCTGCTCCTGGTACTATTCGTGGAGACTATGCTGTTAATATTGGTATGAACATTATTCATGGTTCTGATTCACTAGAGAGCGCTGAGCGCGAAATTAACCTATGGTTCAAAAATGAAGAACTAACTCAATATGATGTAACAGTTAGCAAGTGGATTTAATATTTTACATAGTTGCATAAAACTACAAGTAGTGTGTTTCCGCTATTTGTAGTTTTTTTTATTCTTATCCCTTATAATTAGGTATATGGATTTTAAATTTTGTAAAAAGCACGAAGGCGAGGTTTTTTATGAAGCAACCGATATCGAATAAAAGAAACTTGGCTAAAATAGTGGTGACTATTCTCTTTGTTTGTGCATGGACAGCTGGAGGGCTATATTACTTTCTTGACGATACCACTCATCTCTCAAGTCATATAATAGACGAACCTGAAACTCCATCGAATCTAGAAGATGTAACAAGTCAAGAACTTGATTTACAACCCTATGCGATTGTTACAATTGATTCTTACTCTAGTGTGGAATTAACGATTAATAAAGACTATCAAATACTATCGGCATTAGGTCTAAATGAACATGGAAAATCACTCGTCCTTGCAATAAGTGTTCTAGGAAATCCTTTCGAAAATGCTTTGCAGCAAATTTTAGATTACAATAAGGCAAATCATTTATCGCTACCTGCGAGTGATCTCGTTGCTACAGTGTATTTTGTTAATGAACGGAATGGCTATTCTGACATTGAGAGTCATATCTTAGATGTATTTAAACAACGTATCAACATAGAAAATATATACGTAATTGAAGTAAATGAAGCTATTATACAAGGGGCAAAAAAAAATCATGTATCTCCTAGTAAATTTGCTTTCAATTTATTACAAAAGAGGCAGTTAGATGATTCGCAACAATATAATCTTGAAAAAATAGTAGAACAAGCAGAAGTAAATAAGGCATCAAATGCCTCAAATAAAGAATCAATAACAGTTAAAAAATATAAAATTGAAGCTCCTAAGGCACCATTAGTGCCTACGATTCCTAAAATTGATGAAATATCCATTAAATAAAAAAATAACTTCAGTGTTTTTTAGTTGAAGTTATTTTTTTCTTCTTATGAAATTTAACTTTCCAATTGCTATTTTAATGCGTTCGAAATAGATTACACGATATCTCTTAAGGAAGAAATATAAGATTAAGTAAATAGCACCACCAAAGAATATACAATTAATCATTGCTCCCACAAAAAAAGATGTCCCAGGATTGATTGTATGAATTAAAGTTTCGTCAAGCTCATCATAGGTCTGTAATGGTGCGTTTATGTTTAATATAAAATTCCCAACAGAGAAATTCAAATAAAATAAAAATGCCCAAAAAAATGTTAATGATGCGCCACCAATTAAGCCTGCTATTGGATTTCCACCGAATATTCTAGCAAATACTGGAGATATTAAAACTCCGAAACCAAATGTTGGGAAAAAATTCACTATCATTCCTAGGGAGAATCCCCTAGCAATTTTTTCATCGCTACCTTTAATACGTAGCAACCGGATAGCATAATATAAGTAAAACTTCTTCATCCATTGTAGCATCCGTTGATTTTCTCCCCAAACCAATCATTAGTAAATACACATTTATAGTAACACATAATGTATTGAATTGAAATAATATAATGATAGTATATTTTAAGCTACTTTCTTTTTTTTAGAAAATATCCTAGAATAGAGTAAGTACATATTATTTTTTGAAGGGAAGAATTCTATGCGATACGTGTCTCTTGATACAGTCGAGCCTGGTCATGTTTTGGCACGTAGTATCTATGCCAGTGACAGCAGAACTTTATTACAACAAGGTGTACATTTGACAGTTGGTATGATTAATCAATTGCGACGCGTTGGCGTACAAATGATATATATTGAAAGCAAGTATACGGATGATGTGAAAATAGAAGATGTTGTTTCTGAAGAAACACGACGTCAAGCGATGTCAAATCTAGCGTCTGCTGTCCAATGCGTTCAAGGTGGAAAAGAAATTAATGTAAAAGATATCAATAATACGGTGAACAACATCATTGACGAAATATTGAAAAATAAAGAAGTCTTACTTCATTTATCCGATATTAGAACGGAAGATAATGAGCTATTCGTACACTCGCAAAACGTGTGTATTATGTCTATTCTTATTGGCATTAAATTAGGTCTCACGCAAACACAACTTAAAGATCTTGCAATGGGCGCAATCTTGCACGATATTGGGAAAGTAGTGAAAGACCAGGCAGGTACTCAAGATAAGAAAAAAATTCCTTCCTACGCATCCAAAGATGATGATCATACATGGAAAGGGTTTAATTTATTAAGAAAAAGGCACGATATCACCACTGTAGCAGCCCATATACCTTTACAACATCATGAACATATAGATGGAACGGGTTTCCCTAGAGGTATAGAGGGGGCAGAAATTCAACCTTTAGCAAAAATTGTAGCAGTGGCTAATCACTTTGATAACTTAATCTCTAATATTGCAGGAAATGAGATGTTACTTCCTCATGAGGCATGCGAGATTATCATGGGGTATACGAATTCAAGATTTGATCACAAGGTAGTAGTTAAATTTCTTGAAAGTGTAGCTTTGTATCCTACGGGATCATCTGTGTTACTGAGTACAGGAGATGCTGGAATTGTAATTAACCAGCACAATGGTCTGCCAGCTCGACCTATTGTCAGGGTAATTCGAAAATATAGTCAAGAGGATCAAGATCCTGAGATTTTTGAAATAGATTTAGCAAAAGAAACGACAATTTTTATCAAAAGGGTCTTAGCATAGTTTCAGAGATTATTATGAATGATATAGGGAGAGGTAAATAAAAATGGATGATTTTAAGGATTTTATATCTAAAGTATTTAAAAAGACCGGCTTAGATTTAGCTCAATACAAAGAACCACAAATGAAACGCAGATTAACATCGCTATACTTAAAACATGGACATAAAAACTTTAATGAATTCTTTCAAGCAATAGACAAAGATCGTAAACTGTACGATGAGTTTTTAGATCGCATGACAATTAACGTATCGGAGTTTTTCAGAAACTCCAATCGTTGGCAAATTTTACAGGACAAGATTCTACCAAGAATTATTAAGGATAATCGAAGGCCAAAGGTCTGGAGCGCAGCATGTTCTACTGGAGAAGAACCATATACACTAGCGATCATTTTATCAGAGCTTTTACCGCAGAGTCAGGTACAGGTAATAGCGACGGACATTGATGAAACAGCTATTAGTAAGGCTAAAGAAGGAATTTATGTAAAAAGGTCTTTACAAGAAGTGCCACCACATATTGTCAAAAAGTATTTTAGTGAGACGGCAAAAGGATATGCCATAAGTGATGACATAAAAAAATTAGTCACTTTTAAAAAACATAACCTTCTCGCGGATAAATTTGATACAAATTATGATCTAATCGTCTGTAGAAATGTAATGATATATTTTACCGATGAAGCAAAGCATGAGCTATATATGAAATTTAGTGGTGCACTAAAGAATGAAGGAGTATTATTTGTAGGAAGTACAGAGCAGATTTTTAATCCGCAGACTTATAATTTTAAAGCTCTTGATACCTTCTTTTACGAAAAATATTAGGAGTCACAACAAATTTACAATCGCTAGGCAATAGATATGTGCTTTTTACTAGTACGTATCTATTTTTTTGTATAGAATATAGATAATGCATTTACTTGGAGGTAGGTACTATGGGGGATTATAAAAAATATTTATTACAAATTCCAATATTCTCAGAGTTAACTGAAGAAGGGCTTTCGGAAATCAGTGAACTAGTATTAGTTCGTAAGTATAAAAAAAGACAAATTATGTTTGTTGAAGGGGAACCAGGGGAAGCGATTCATTTTGTGATTAATGGCAAGGTAAAATTATCAAAAAGCACAGCAGATGGTAGAGAACTGATTTTAGGAATACGACAATCAGGCGATACATTTGCAGAAGTTGTATTATTTGATGGTGGAACGTACCCCGCAACTGCGGAGGCAATTGAAGATTCTGAGGCAGGGCTAATTCGTAACAAGGATATCGATCAGTTAGTTAGGAATAATTCATCAATTGCAATCGCCCTTATTAAGACAATGAGCAGAAGATTGCGTTTATTTCAGCAACAAATGCGCGATCTGGCTTTAAAAGATACATTAGGAAGTATGGTTAGTACGCTACAGAGACTTGCTAAAGAGCATGGCATTGATACTCCTGAAGGGCTTTTAATCGATTTATCACTAACTCACCAAGAGTTAGCAAATTTTATAGGAACTTCTCGTGAAAGTGTGAATCGACTGCTCAGTGATCTGAAAAAAAGTAATGTCATTTCTGTAGACAAAGGGAAAATAATGATTATCGATATGAAAAAATTAAAAGAATGGGCATGATAGTATACATAGATATGTAAAGATAGTGATAAGTATTTTTGATGAGTATTGGTTCTAAGGGGGATTGTATGAAGACGAAGGATTTACTAAAGCGAATAACAGAATTAACAGGTGTATCAGGTTACGAACACCAGGTTCAGAAATTTGTTATTGAAGAACTCCATAAATATACTACAGATATAAAGACAGATGTTTTAGGAAATGTAATTGCAATGATTCCTGGCGAGGGAACTGGAAAAAAACCATCAGTTATGGTAGCAGCTCATGCCGATGAAATAGGCTTCATGATTACCAAAATAGAAAAAGGCGGGTTTGTAAGAGTCACCTCAGTTGGAGGCATAGACCCACGTACTGTGATTGCGCAGGAAGTTATCGTCCATGGGAAAGAGGATTTGCTAGGTATATTTGGAGCGAAGCCCCCCCACCTATTAAGTCCTGACGATTCTAAAAAAGCAATACCTTTAGATGAACTCTTTATTGATTTAGGTATGACAGAAGAGCAAGTGAAAGCATTGGTAAGAATTGGTGATACAGCTACAATTAAACGCTCAACTACATCGTTATTAGGAAAACACATATCAGGTAAAGCGATGGATGACAGAGCTGGACTTGTCGTTTT
The window above is part of the Desulfuribacillus stibiiarsenatis genome. Proteins encoded here:
- a CDS encoding M42 family metallopeptidase, with the translated sequence MKTKDLLKRITELTGVSGYEHQVQKFVIEELHKYTTDIKTDVLGNVIAMIPGEGTGKKPSVMVAAHADEIGFMITKIEKGGFVRVTSVGGIDPRTVIAQEVIVHGKEDLLGIFGAKPPHLLSPDDSKKAIPLDELFIDLGMTEEQVKALVRIGDTATIKRSTTSLLGKHISGKAMDDRAGLVVLFEMLKELKKIRFQCDVYFVSTIQEEVGVRGAMTSTYGIVPDVGIAVDVCHGEMPGVPSDVAFELGKGPVIAYGPNIHNKVYHVLVNAAKEENIPYQIEVSQGPTGTDARAMQITRSGVATGLLSIPLRYMHTSVETLSLKDVSNGGKLLAKTIQRIDSSFVEGLTCY